A part of Setaria viridis chromosome 8, Setaria_viridis_v4.0, whole genome shotgun sequence genomic DNA contains:
- the LOC140220158 gene encoding uncharacterized protein, whose product MDGGSGLNILYAETLDAMGIDRSRLRPSKAPFHGVVPGKQAMPLGQIYLPVTFGTPSNYRKEVLTFEVVGFRGTYHAILGRPCYAKFMAIPNYTYLKLKLPRPNGVITVGTSFQKVYECDVECCEYAAAIIFTGDLVVQLAEGAEDQPDSKQLTTSFEATEGVKEVLLDPSSSDGKTVRIGATLSPK is encoded by the coding sequence atggatgggggcagcggcctcaacatcctctacgccgagaccctcgacgctatggggattgaccgctcccgcctccgccccagcaaggcaccgttccacggcgtcgtgccaggAAAACAGGCGATGCCCCTTGGGCAAATCtacttgcccgtcactttcgggaccccttccaactacaggaaggaggtcctcacctttgaagtggtggggttccgcggaacctatcACGCCATCCTGGGGCGACCATGCTATgcaaagttcatggccatccccaactatacctacctcaagctcaagctgccgaggcccaacggggtcatcaccgttggcacgtctttccaaaaggtgtatgagtgcgacgtggagtgctgcgagtacgccgcagccatcatCTTCACGGGGGATCTGgtggtccagctcgcggagggcgccgaggaccagcccgactccaagcagttgaccacctccttcgaggccactgaaggcgtcaaggaggtcctcctcgaccccagcagctccgacggcaaGACCGTGCGGATCGgtgctaccctatctcccaaatag